One Edaphobacter bradus DNA window includes the following coding sequences:
- the murG gene encoding undecaprenyldiphospho-muramoylpentapeptide beta-N-acetylglucosaminyltransferase has product MRSTEAAVLRVLIAGGGTGGHVIPALAFARELRDAHGAEVRFVGTARGMETRLVPEAGFPLELIRVGQLKNVGLATRARTLFDLPLGVMRCVELLRSFKPNVVVGVGGYASGPAMMAAILLRVPTLAFEPNAVPGLANRLVGKWVNAAAVNFAETCRYFRNAHVTGIPLRSEFFAVEPRPTNLEQPLHLLVFGGSQGARIFNEVLPRIASQLLERVPGLTILHQAGARFGKTTEEAYRANVADSSRWQVAEFLDDMPRRFAEADLILCRSGASTVAELAAAGRASLLVPFPGAADDHQLRNAEVFVAAGAAELRVQGSDELMTGFLLEDLSGLLRDSARRSEMGRKVKRLAHPNAVREIGQMIVELARRG; this is encoded by the coding sequence GTGAGATCGACTGAGGCGGCTGTGTTGCGAGTTCTGATTGCAGGTGGTGGAACTGGCGGGCATGTGATTCCGGCGCTCGCATTTGCGCGGGAGCTGCGCGATGCGCATGGAGCTGAAGTGCGGTTTGTAGGGACCGCGCGCGGGATGGAGACGCGGCTGGTGCCTGAGGCGGGCTTTCCGCTGGAGTTGATTCGCGTAGGACAGTTGAAGAATGTGGGCCTCGCAACGCGGGCGCGGACGCTGTTCGATCTGCCGCTGGGCGTGATGCGCTGCGTGGAGTTGCTGCGGAGCTTCAAGCCCAATGTGGTGGTGGGGGTTGGTGGGTATGCGTCGGGGCCGGCAATGATGGCGGCGATTCTGCTGCGCGTTCCTACGTTGGCCTTTGAGCCGAACGCTGTTCCCGGGCTGGCGAACCGGTTGGTGGGCAAGTGGGTGAATGCGGCGGCGGTGAACTTCGCAGAGACCTGCCGGTATTTTCGCAATGCGCATGTGACAGGGATTCCGCTTAGATCGGAGTTCTTTGCAGTTGAGCCCAGGCCGACCAACCTGGAGCAGCCGCTGCATCTGCTGGTCTTCGGTGGAAGCCAGGGAGCGCGTATCTTCAACGAGGTTCTGCCGCGAATTGCGTCGCAGTTGCTGGAGAGGGTGCCGGGTCTCACGATTCTGCACCAGGCCGGCGCCAGGTTCGGAAAGACGACCGAAGAGGCATATCGCGCGAATGTGGCAGACTCGAGTCGCTGGCAGGTGGCGGAGTTCCTCGACGATATGCCGAGGAGATTTGCCGAGGCCGACCTCATTCTGTGCCGTAGCGGAGCGAGTACGGTCGCGGAACTCGCTGCTGCAGGACGAGCGTCGCTCCTTGTACCCTTTCCGGGAGCGGCGGATGACCACCAGCTTCGCAATGCTGAGGTGTTCGTGGCGGCAGGGGCCGCGGAGCTGAGGGTGCAGGGCTCGGATGAACTGATGACGGGTTTCCTTCTCGAGGACCTGTCGGGTCTGCTGCGGGACTCAGCGAGGCGGTCCGAGATGGGGCGTAAGGTGAAGAGGCTGGCCCATCCGAATGCGGTGCGAGAGATTGGGCAGATGATTGTGGAGTTGGCTCGGCGCGGGTGA